The proteins below are encoded in one region of Pontibacter deserti:
- a CDS encoding PASTA domain-containing protein, protein MLKANSFADVVKHLAIMAAIVGVLVIGFFYFYLPSTTNHGESVPVPKITGMLLPDAEAFLEEQNLLYYINDSSYNSDRKPFEILTQDPAPGAQVKEGRKIYISVNMKNPPMIKMPKLIDGSVKNAELILKSYDLKVGKITPVPDLQKNAVLKQFVNGKEVAPGETIAKGSVVDLHVGDGLGNTEFEVPEVVGMPVDEASVLLVGQGLQIGNILYVQGSGEPDGTVLKQRPFAEVGAKIRVGELVDLWVAGTEPVETIE, encoded by the coding sequence ATGTTAAAAGCGAATTCGTTTGCCGATGTAGTTAAGCACTTGGCTATTATGGCGGCTATAGTAGGAGTACTGGTTATAGGCTTCTTCTATTTTTACCTGCCATCCACTACCAATCATGGCGAGAGCGTGCCGGTGCCTAAAATTACAGGTATGTTGCTGCCCGATGCCGAAGCGTTTCTGGAAGAGCAAAATCTACTTTACTACATCAACGACTCCAGCTACAACTCCGACCGCAAGCCGTTTGAGATCCTGACCCAGGATCCAGCTCCGGGTGCCCAGGTAAAAGAAGGCCGCAAGATCTACATCTCGGTGAATATGAAAAACCCGCCGATGATCAAGATGCCGAAGCTGATTGATGGTTCTGTGAAGAATGCAGAGCTAATACTTAAGAGCTATGACCTGAAAGTAGGTAAAATAACGCCAGTACCAGACCTGCAGAAAAACGCCGTGTTAAAGCAGTTTGTAAATGGCAAAGAAGTAGCCCCGGGTGAGACCATAGCCAAAGGTTCTGTAGTAGACCTGCATGTGGGCGATGGACTAGGTAACACAGAGTTTGAAGTACCGGAAGTAGTAGGTATGCCAGTAGATGAAGCATCGGTTTTACTGGTAGGGCAGGGCCTTCAGATCGGTAACATACTTTACGTGCAAGGCAGCGGCGAGCCGGATGGTACTGTATTAAAACAGCGTCCGTTTGCAGAAGTAGGTGCCAAGATACGCGTTGGTGAACTGGTTGACCTTTGGGTAGCCGGTACCGAACCTGTCGAGACAATAGAGTAA
- a CDS encoding site-2 protease family protein — MSSLRMWSPKEQRQYGLHLLLFIVTCITTTIAGAEWMTGKLFFLGPEEFTWTGSITWAEFWAGLYFSVPFIGVLTVHEFGHYFTARHYNTSVTLPFYIPLWFGITAAIGTMGAFIRIKSRIYSRQQFFDIGIAGPLAGFLVALPLLWYGFTHLPAPEHIFTIHPEYKKYGLDYASHVYEQGVGNFSLGKNLLFMFFEQYVATDPGLVPNAYEIIHYPLLFAGYLALFFTALNLLPIGQLDGGHVLYGLIGYKRFNRLSPIFFSFFILYAGLGVVSPHHAPLWSEELMLFFVPFTYWAFRKIVDDRRYSMGAALFMLMLQYSLATTLPDWAGYIWVWPTYMLYLIFVLQPAVPKLKFALYAAVVILVVQVLISAFYPEADGYSGWIVYSLLLSRVMGLFHPSCPNEKPLTPFRKVLGILAFVIFILCFSPTPFVIE, encoded by the coding sequence ATGAGTTCTTTAAGGATGTGGTCTCCTAAGGAGCAACGGCAGTATGGCCTGCACCTGTTGCTGTTTATAGTTACCTGCATTACCACCACTATTGCAGGTGCCGAATGGATGACCGGCAAACTATTTTTCCTAGGCCCGGAAGAGTTTACCTGGACCGGAAGTATAACGTGGGCTGAATTCTGGGCTGGCTTATACTTTTCTGTACCATTTATTGGGGTGCTAACAGTACATGAGTTTGGGCATTATTTTACAGCCAGGCACTATAACACCAGCGTAACATTACCTTTTTATATTCCGCTGTGGTTTGGCATTACAGCCGCTATCGGCACCATGGGTGCTTTTATAAGAATCAAGAGTCGCATTTACTCGCGGCAACAGTTTTTTGATATAGGAATAGCTGGTCCCCTGGCCGGTTTTTTAGTTGCGCTTCCGCTGTTATGGTATGGGTTTACGCACCTGCCCGCGCCGGAACATATTTTCACCATTCACCCGGAGTATAAGAAGTACGGACTGGATTATGCCTCTCATGTGTACGAGCAGGGCGTTGGCAATTTCTCGTTAGGCAAAAACCTGCTGTTTATGTTCTTCGAGCAGTATGTTGCCACAGATCCGGGATTGGTACCTAACGCGTATGAGATAATTCATTACCCGCTACTATTTGCTGGCTACCTGGCCTTATTTTTTACGGCGCTAAACCTGTTACCAATCGGGCAGCTGGATGGCGGGCATGTGTTGTATGGTTTAATAGGCTATAAGCGGTTTAACAGGCTCTCCCCTATCTTTTTCTCCTTCTTTATACTTTATGCCGGTCTGGGTGTAGTGTCGCCGCATCATGCCCCCTTATGGTCTGAAGAGTTAATGCTGTTCTTTGTACCTTTTACTTACTGGGCTTTCCGGAAAATAGTGGATGACAGAAGGTATAGTATGGGGGCAGCGCTTTTTATGCTGATGTTGCAATATAGTTTAGCGACTACCTTACCAGACTGGGCTGGTTACATCTGGGTGTGGCCCACCTACATGTTATACCTGATATTTGTGCTGCAGCCGGCTGTTCCAAAGCTGAAGTTTGCACTATATGCTGCCGTAGTTATACTTGTGGTGCAGGTGCTTATTTCTGCGTTCTACCCTGAAGCAGATGGCTATAGTGGCTGGATTGTTTATAGTTTATTGCTTTCCAGAGTAATGGGCCTTTTTCACCCCAGCTGTCCGAACGAAAAACCACTTACCCCATTTAGAAAGGTGTTAGGAATTTTAGCTTTTGTGATATTTATACTTTGCTTCAGTCCTACACCATTTGTAATTGAGTAG
- a CDS encoding PAS domain-containing hybrid sensor histidine kinase/response regulator, translating into MRRRLIGEYVDVLQKRIEEIITFIAEIANGNFDYQMEVSETGNEMDAIISGISMLGQELKNSTVSRDFMQSIYQGVVDMLLVLNTDYTIRNVNEAFEELTGYRQSELVGRHFLELFSDSENLRLLEALYKLENEGKCLNTEFLLKTANQATIPTSCSFSFLRNNTQDRDGILIIAKDITELKNKERELNEAKEKAEAANEAKSNFLSSMSHEIRTPLNGIMGFTNLLINTGLDSTQAQYVHLIQSSGTTLTKLLNDILDLHRIEQDKVEIEAIPFDIRATMASHLEPYRYVAKGKNISLSYTFDEDVPQVVISDPTRINQVLVNLVSNAIKFTEKGSITVHASLASISQQESSAILHFSVTDSGIGIPAEKQELIFESFTQSDQSTTRKYGGFGLGLAISKKLVKLMGGEMGIISGQAGQTGTTFWFTINLGYLNEKTTEPVEEMEDEAFKLRDGVQVLVVDDNPINVLLMQDVLEHLGARVTAAEGGEEALQATQNHTFDLVFMDIQMPGMDGLEAADRLRKANFKKPIIAFSANAYKDDIAKSINAGMNGHLCKPFTTRELVSILKRWV; encoded by the coding sequence GTGCGAAGAAGACTAATTGGAGAATACGTGGACGTTCTACAGAAAAGAATTGAGGAGATAATAACGTTTATTGCTGAAATAGCTAACGGAAATTTCGATTATCAGATGGAAGTTTCTGAAACAGGCAACGAAATGGATGCCATTATTTCAGGAATAAGCATGCTTGGGCAGGAACTTAAGAATTCTACGGTATCCAGGGACTTTATGCAAAGTATTTACCAGGGTGTGGTAGATATGTTGCTTGTTTTAAATACAGATTACACCATCCGAAATGTAAACGAGGCATTTGAAGAATTGACCGGCTACAGGCAGAGTGAACTAGTTGGCAGACATTTTCTGGAGCTTTTTAGCGATAGCGAGAACCTGCGCCTGTTAGAGGCATTGTATAAACTGGAGAACGAAGGTAAATGCCTGAACACAGAATTTCTTCTGAAAACAGCAAACCAAGCTACCATACCAACATCATGTTCCTTTTCTTTTTTGAGAAATAATACCCAAGATAGAGACGGTATTCTGATCATTGCAAAAGATATTACTGAACTTAAAAATAAAGAGCGGGAACTGAACGAGGCCAAAGAGAAAGCCGAAGCTGCCAACGAGGCCAAAAGTAATTTCCTGTCCAGCATGAGCCACGAGATCCGGACGCCGCTAAATGGTATAATGGGTTTCACTAATCTGCTAATAAATACCGGGCTGGATAGCACGCAGGCACAATATGTTCACCTGATACAGAGCTCCGGAACCACGCTTACAAAACTTCTGAACGATATACTTGACCTGCACCGCATAGAACAGGATAAGGTGGAGATAGAGGCTATTCCGTTTGATATCAGGGCTACCATGGCATCGCATCTGGAGCCTTACCGTTATGTGGCCAAAGGTAAAAATATCTCGCTTAGCTATACTTTTGATGAGGATGTTCCGCAGGTTGTGATCAGCGATCCGACCCGTATTAACCAGGTGCTTGTAAACCTGGTAAGCAACGCCATAAAGTTTACCGAAAAAGGAAGTATAACAGTGCATGCTTCGCTGGCAAGTATAAGCCAGCAGGAGTCTTCGGCTATACTTCATTTTAGTGTTACAGACTCAGGAATAGGTATACCCGCAGAAAAGCAGGAGCTAATTTTCGAATCATTTACACAGTCTGATCAGTCTACAACGCGTAAGTATGGTGGCTTCGGCCTTGGCCTGGCAATCAGTAAAAAGCTGGTAAAGCTGATGGGGGGCGAGATGGGAATAATTAGTGGACAGGCAGGTCAGACGGGTACCACTTTCTGGTTTACTATAAATCTGGGCTACCTGAATGAAAAGACCACTGAGCCTGTTGAAGAGATGGAAGACGAAGCATTTAAGTTACGCGATGGTGTTCAGGTACTGGTGGTAGATGATAACCCGATTAACGTGTTGCTGATGCAGGATGTACTGGAGCATTTAGGTGCCAGGGTAACTGCGGCTGAGGGTGGCGAAGAAGCATTACAGGCAACGCAAAACCATACTTTCGACCTGGTTTTTATGGATATTCAGATGCCAGGTATGGATGGCCTTGAAGCAGCAGATAGATTACGTAAAGCAAACTTTAAAAAACCTATCATCGCTTTCTCAGCGAATGCTTATAAAGATGACATTGCTAAAAGTATAAATGCCGGCATGAATGGCCACTTGTGTAAACCCTTTACTACCCGCGAGCTTGTAAGTATACTTAAGAGGTGGGTTTAA
- a CDS encoding HAD family hydrolase, giving the protein MDLQNIKNIIFDLGGVIINIDYNKSLRELLKYSKTGSAMEFTQKAQSQLFDLYETGNSTCEQFRNNLRSEYNLEATDEEIDAAWNAMLLDIPQERIDLLQELGKKYRIFLLSNTNAIHLKKFNELVAHSFTIPNLDSLFEQSYYSHLVGKRKPDAAIFEQILAENNLDRTETLFIDDSIQHINSADSLGINTLHLQPPLTINEFFKDVVS; this is encoded by the coding sequence GTGGATTTACAAAATATCAAAAACATCATCTTCGACCTGGGCGGAGTTATCATCAATATAGATTACAACAAAAGCTTACGCGAGCTGCTAAAGTACAGTAAAACAGGCAGTGCCATGGAGTTTACCCAAAAAGCGCAGTCGCAGCTGTTCGACCTTTACGAAACAGGCAACAGCACCTGCGAGCAGTTCCGCAACAACCTGCGCAGCGAGTATAACCTGGAAGCTACCGACGAAGAAATAGATGCTGCCTGGAACGCTATGCTACTGGATATACCACAGGAACGCATAGACCTGCTACAGGAATTAGGTAAAAAGTATAGAATCTTCTTGCTGAGCAACACCAACGCCATACACCTTAAGAAATTTAACGAGCTAGTAGCCCATAGCTTTACCATTCCTAACCTGGATTCGCTGTTCGAACAGAGTTACTATTCGCACCTTGTAGGTAAACGTAAACCTGATGCCGCTATTTTTGAGCAGATACTGGCAGAGAATAACCTAGACAGGACTGAAACACTTTTTATAGACGATAGCATCCAGCACATTAACAGTGCCGACAGCCTTGGCATAAATACGCTGCACCTGCAGCCGCCGTTAACTATAAATGAGTTCTTTAAGGATGTGGTCTCCTAA
- a CDS encoding aminotransferase class I/II-fold pyridoxal phosphate-dependent enzyme — MAKIRHNNIIDTVDAVLAVSKKKGIIHLHAEDEALSGNSLILNGKQVLHFGTCGYLGLEHHPALKRGAIDAIERFGTQFPMSRTYISNPLYRELEALIQEMYKVPVVISKNCTLAHQTTIPGIIRQTDLVILDHQVHASIQEAVKKLLAQGVAVEMIRHNNLEMLEECIKKQRNKYSRIWYMADGVYSMYGDYAPIKEMIALAEKYEQLYLYVDDAHGMSWAGEHGTGYVMSQMDGVLYRKMVLTANLGKAFGSCGGLSLFPDEEWYNKVNNFGGPLTFSVQIEPATLGAAIASAKLHLSDEIYTYQQELQKRIAYFNTLLKQTDLPLVHENNSPIFFIGTGTMEMGNYLVRSLLNDGIYVNLATFPAVPAKNIGIRITISLNNSFQDIEQLVAKLSANFNKALIETNQTQEKIRKAFKIPMPAPTALPAQPTITHNALKLQSYSSVQSINEAVWNNYLGHEGMFDWRGMQFLEKSFSSNNETENNWDFRYYVVTNQEGSIILMTFAVIALHKEDIFAQASVSKVIEQERSLNPQYLTAKGIMLGSLFTEGKHMYLNRSNANWRSALTMVLQELFKEQDREQVSNIMLRDFDTNDQVMHEFMIDQGFVKIDLPDSCVVENLSGQSEEAYVSGLSRKNRRHYVQKIKRNQHYFNVEIKSRLTEAELAHAFSLFRNVKERNLAINNYLFPEKLFNEINKSPDWEFIVLYLKEEFSDNRKPVAVCFCHINAANIYSPMLIGMDYEYLMEFGIYRQALFQVINRANKLNCAKINFGISATLEKQRIGAVIYPKVGYFQAKDNFTMELMEATFMIEKE; from the coding sequence GTGGCAAAAATAAGGCACAACAATATAATAGATACGGTAGATGCTGTACTTGCTGTATCAAAAAAGAAAGGAATTATCCATCTGCATGCAGAAGATGAGGCACTTAGTGGTAATTCTCTCATACTTAATGGTAAACAGGTGCTCCATTTTGGTACCTGCGGTTATCTTGGCCTGGAACACCACCCGGCACTAAAACGTGGAGCAATAGATGCTATAGAGCGTTTTGGCACTCAATTCCCCATGTCGCGCACTTATATTTCTAACCCTTTGTACCGCGAACTGGAAGCCTTGATACAGGAAATGTATAAGGTGCCGGTCGTTATCTCCAAAAACTGCACACTGGCTCACCAGACAACAATTCCGGGTATTATCCGACAAACTGACTTAGTTATACTGGACCACCAGGTACATGCCAGCATCCAGGAAGCTGTTAAAAAGCTGCTTGCCCAGGGCGTAGCTGTGGAGATGATCAGGCACAATAACCTGGAAATGCTGGAAGAATGCATAAAAAAGCAACGCAACAAGTATAGCCGCATCTGGTACATGGCCGACGGTGTTTACTCGATGTATGGGGATTATGCGCCCATTAAGGAGATGATTGCCCTTGCCGAAAAGTATGAGCAGCTATACTTGTATGTTGATGATGCACATGGCATGAGCTGGGCAGGCGAACACGGTACAGGGTATGTTATGAGTCAGATGGATGGCGTGCTGTACCGCAAAATGGTGCTGACTGCTAACCTGGGAAAAGCTTTCGGGTCCTGTGGTGGGTTGTCGTTGTTCCCTGACGAGGAGTGGTATAATAAGGTAAATAACTTTGGCGGCCCGCTTACTTTTTCGGTACAGATAGAGCCAGCAACACTTGGGGCTGCTATAGCCTCTGCCAAACTGCACCTAAGCGACGAAATTTATACGTACCAGCAGGAATTACAGAAAAGAATAGCCTATTTCAATACATTACTAAAGCAAACTGACCTGCCGCTGGTGCACGAAAACAACAGCCCTATATTTTTTATAGGTACCGGTACCATGGAAATGGGCAATTACCTGGTAAGATCGCTGCTAAACGATGGCATCTATGTAAACCTGGCTACTTTTCCGGCTGTGCCTGCCAAAAACATCGGCATTCGTATTACTATCTCCCTCAACAACTCTTTCCAGGATATTGAGCAATTGGTGGCTAAGCTGAGCGCTAATTTTAATAAGGCATTAATTGAAACCAACCAGACACAGGAGAAGATCAGGAAGGCGTTTAAAATACCAATGCCAGCACCAACAGCTTTACCAGCGCAGCCAACTATAACTCATAACGCTCTGAAGTTGCAAAGTTATAGTTCCGTGCAAAGTATAAACGAGGCCGTTTGGAACAATTACCTGGGGCACGAAGGCATGTTTGACTGGCGGGGAATGCAGTTTCTGGAAAAATCATTCAGTAGTAACAACGAGACCGAGAACAACTGGGACTTCCGTTATTATGTGGTGACCAATCAGGAGGGCAGTATTATACTTATGACCTTTGCCGTAATTGCCCTTCATAAAGAAGATATTTTTGCACAAGCTTCGGTATCAAAAGTTATAGAGCAGGAACGCAGCTTAAACCCACAATACCTAACGGCAAAAGGTATAATGCTGGGTAGCCTCTTTACGGAAGGCAAACACATGTACCTTAACAGAAGCAATGCCAACTGGAGGTCTGCTCTGACGATGGTGTTACAGGAGCTTTTTAAAGAGCAGGACAGGGAGCAGGTCAGTAATATTATGCTTCGCGATTTTGATACCAACGACCAGGTAATGCATGAGTTTATGATTGATCAGGGTTTTGTCAAGATCGACCTGCCAGATTCATGTGTGGTTGAGAACCTGAGTGGCCAATCGGAAGAGGCATATGTAAGCGGACTATCCCGAAAAAACAGGCGCCATTATGTGCAGAAGATAAAACGAAACCAGCATTACTTTAATGTTGAGATTAAGAGCAGGCTGACAGAAGCTGAGCTTGCACATGCGTTCAGTCTTTTCCGGAATGTAAAGGAAAGAAACCTGGCAATCAATAATTACCTGTTCCCTGAGAAGCTGTTTAATGAAATTAATAAAAGCCCGGATTGGGAGTTTATAGTTTTATACCTGAAAGAAGAATTTAGTGATAACAGGAAGCCAGTAGCTGTTTGTTTCTGCCATATAAATGCGGCCAATATTTACAGTCCTATGCTGATAGGTATGGATTATGAGTACCTGATGGAATTTGGAATTTACAGGCAGGCACTTTTTCAGGTAATTAACAGGGCAAATAAATTAAACTGTGCAAAGATAAACTTCGGCATATCGGCTACTCTCGAAAAACAACGGATTGGAGCTGTCATTTATCCGAAAGTAGGTTATTTTCAGGCGAAAGATAATTTTACGATGGAATTAATGGAAGCTACTTTCATGATTGAGAAGGAGTAA
- a CDS encoding DUF7793 family protein, whose amino-acid sequence MEEGIQTEETPYVKMFIKDGILHFYYKEIENLDLGVAEACVNSRKEFTGNKDYPCLVDAISIKNFSKEARDYFANEGNEGIIANAILTNSTVIKMMANFYIIVNKPVNPTRMFTDKNSALEWLAQFK is encoded by the coding sequence TTGGAAGAGGGCATACAAACAGAAGAAACACCCTATGTAAAGATGTTTATCAAAGATGGCATCCTCCACTTCTATTATAAAGAAATTGAGAATCTGGACCTTGGAGTAGCCGAAGCCTGTGTGAATTCCCGCAAAGAATTTACCGGGAATAAAGATTATCCCTGCCTGGTAGACGCAATAAGTATAAAAAACTTTTCTAAAGAAGCCCGGGATTACTTCGCCAATGAAGGCAACGAAGGAATTATAGCCAATGCCATACTTACCAACTCTACAGTTATAAAAATGATGGCTAATTTTTACATAATTGTTAATAAGCCTGTGAATCCAACACGCATGTTTACTGATAAAAACAGTGCTCTGGAATGGCTTGCACAGTTTAAATAG
- a CDS encoding rhodanese-like domain-containing protein, whose amino-acid sequence MITTDITAEELKERLNKGETPVIIDVREDWEFQESNISGAQNIPLGTLPQRVEDLEDLKEEEVIVHCKSGARSASAKAFLQQQGFKNVRNLLGGIQGYKG is encoded by the coding sequence ATGATCACGACAGACATCACAGCAGAGGAACTGAAAGAGCGCTTAAATAAGGGCGAAACTCCGGTTATTATTGATGTACGCGAAGATTGGGAATTTCAGGAGAGCAACATTTCAGGAGCTCAAAACATACCACTTGGTACATTGCCACAGCGCGTAGAAGACCTGGAAGACCTGAAAGAGGAAGAAGTAATTGTGCATTGCAAATCGGGTGCCCGCTCGGCTTCGGCAAAGGCATTTTTGCAACAACAGGGTTTTAAGAATGTGCGTAACCTGCTGGGTGGCATACAAGGCTACAAAGGCTAA
- a CDS encoding T9SS type A sorting domain-containing protein — protein MKKLLLFAFILCCFSFTTLAQAILTPLTSEQRSNQSINYRNATSVAAVGLPFFDDFATVTNNPDPSRWINGGVYINNRFASGPITKNVATLDGVNAVGQPYLAGATSPGPSDTLTSQPVRLGTFSPADSVYLSFYWQSGGLGDVPDRTVENTFYLVLEFKDNTGNWQQVWRQNATGEATDFVQVFVGLKDARYFHNEFEFRFRNIGRRSGLLDIWNLDYIELNQNRRKGQNTTRDIAISQMVTPLLENYTAMPLHQFLEDPAAALADSVSATVNNLGNVPGAISWRGFIKRENAATADTFLIEQGLIPANARQYKIAGKPTIANIALPAESFTLVHGFRLNTQEQNRLQAANDTTFRTTTFADYFAYDDGTAEAGFVYPANGNTTQVAMRFELAKPDQVRGFKVYFPRIGENQEGRTITVKVWQDNDGLPGKELHQQSFEIKYTEGANEFYEVELSKVVPVQGIFYLGWSQPASQFINFGFDRNSNAPGSRFLWNSQSNWHADTFLEGAVMMRPLMTGVALGLEDEDPVAAAIQLYPNPTTGVVQVNGLYKAVSVFDVTGRQVYQQQRNAQVNSVDLRHLPAGMYTFRIDTGKSVITKKLILTL, from the coding sequence ATGAAAAAACTGTTACTGTTCGCTTTTATACTATGTTGTTTTAGTTTTACAACACTGGCCCAGGCTATACTTACCCCCTTAACATCTGAGCAGCGCAGCAACCAAAGTATAAACTATAGAAATGCGACATCAGTAGCAGCGGTTGGTCTCCCGTTTTTTGATGATTTTGCAACAGTAACCAATAACCCAGACCCTTCGCGCTGGATCAACGGCGGCGTATACATCAACAACCGATTTGCTTCTGGGCCTATCACCAAAAATGTAGCTACGCTTGATGGCGTAAATGCAGTCGGGCAACCATACCTGGCAGGCGCTACAAGTCCGGGTCCTTCCGATACACTTACTTCACAGCCTGTAAGACTGGGTACATTTTCACCTGCTGATTCGGTATACCTGAGCTTTTACTGGCAATCCGGTGGGTTAGGCGATGTGCCCGACAGAACAGTAGAGAACACTTTTTACCTGGTGTTGGAATTTAAGGATAATACAGGTAACTGGCAGCAGGTATGGCGTCAGAACGCGACTGGCGAAGCTACTGATTTTGTGCAGGTGTTTGTAGGCTTAAAGGATGCCCGGTATTTCCATAACGAGTTTGAGTTCAGGTTCCGTAACATTGGGCGCAGAAGCGGACTGCTTGATATCTGGAACCTGGATTACATAGAGCTGAATCAGAACCGACGTAAAGGGCAAAATACGACCCGCGATATCGCTATCAGCCAAATGGTAACTCCCTTACTGGAAAACTACACAGCCATGCCGCTTCACCAGTTCCTGGAAGATCCGGCTGCTGCGCTAGCTGATTCTGTTTCTGCTACTGTAAATAACCTGGGTAATGTACCCGGTGCCATTAGCTGGCGCGGTTTTATTAAAAGGGAGAATGCCGCAACTGCCGATACTTTTTTAATTGAACAGGGCCTGATTCCTGCCAATGCACGACAATATAAGATAGCTGGAAAGCCAACTATAGCTAACATCGCGCTCCCTGCAGAGAGCTTTACTTTAGTGCACGGCTTCAGATTAAATACCCAAGAGCAAAACCGTTTGCAGGCTGCCAACGATACTACTTTCAGAACCACTACTTTTGCCGACTACTTTGCTTATGATGATGGCACTGCTGAAGCAGGTTTTGTTTATCCTGCTAATGGTAACACAACGCAAGTTGCTATGCGCTTCGAACTGGCTAAACCTGACCAGGTACGAGGCTTTAAAGTATACTTCCCGAGAATAGGCGAGAACCAGGAAGGAAGAACTATAACTGTGAAAGTATGGCAGGACAATGATGGCTTACCTGGCAAAGAGCTGCATCAGCAGAGCTTCGAGATAAAGTATACCGAAGGTGCCAATGAGTTTTATGAAGTTGAGCTTAGTAAAGTAGTACCGGTGCAGGGTATATTTTACCTAGGTTGGAGCCAGCCAGCTTCACAGTTCATTAATTTCGGCTTCGACAGAAACAGCAATGCCCCGGGCAGCAGGTTTTTATGGAACAGCCAGAGCAACTGGCATGCAGATACTTTTCTGGAAGGTGCTGTGATGATGCGTCCGCTGATGACAGGTGTAGCGCTTGGTTTAGAAGATGAAGACCCGGTGGCGGCTGCTATACAACTATACCCGAACCCAACTACAGGAGTGGTGCAGGTAAACGGGCTCTACAAAGCTGTCAGCGTTTTTGATGTTACCGGTAGGCAAGTATACCAACAGCAACGCAATGCTCAGGTAAATAGCGTAGATTTGCGCCACCTGCCGGCAGGAATGTATACTTTCCGCATCGACACAGGTAAATCAGTTATCACTAAAAAACTTATATTAACACTATGA